A genome region from Desulfuromonadales bacterium includes the following:
- a CDS encoding class 1 fructose-bisphosphatase, giving the protein MAEAGKTKFQIDLRRYLRETEENRDLTRLICEITDASKYIVNAIRTGDLGVAGTSNLYGEEQLALDVLSDRIMRKRLMHSGVVANIVSEETCEIIPVSPDCVGKYSVAYDPLDGSSLVDVNLAVGTIVSIYEGCDLLQPGRNQVAALYILYGPRTTMVLSTGRGVHEFAMNQLMEYDLIRENITVAPKGSIYSPGGQRNLYTPGTESFVRQMEEQGAKLRYSGGLVPDVNQILLKGKGVFLYPHLQGKPDGKLRLLYELNPMAFLMEQAGGAASTGRQRILDLVPQGIDDRAPVFIGCKEDVALAERFVAELG; this is encoded by the coding sequence ATGGCTGAAGCGGGTAAAACCAAGTTCCAGATCGACCTTCGGCGTTATCTGCGGGAGACGGAAGAGAACCGGGATCTGACCCGACTCATCTGCGAGATCACCGATGCTTCCAAGTACATCGTCAATGCCATCCGCACCGGCGATCTCGGCGTGGCGGGCACCTCCAACCTCTACGGCGAGGAGCAGCTGGCCCTCGATGTCCTCTCCGATCGGATCATGCGCAAGCGCCTGATGCACTCCGGAGTGGTAGCCAACATCGTCTCCGAGGAGACCTGCGAGATCATCCCCGTCTCTCCCGACTGCGTCGGCAAGTACTCCGTCGCCTACGATCCCCTCGACGGCTCCTCGCTGGTCGACGTCAACCTGGCGGTAGGGACGATCGTTTCGATTTACGAAGGGTGCGATCTGCTCCAGCCGGGGCGCAACCAGGTGGCGGCCCTCTATATCCTTTACGGGCCGCGCACGACCATGGTCCTCTCCACCGGCAGGGGGGTTCATGAATTCGCCATGAACCAGCTCATGGAGTACGATCTCATCCGCGAGAACATCACCGTGGCCCCCAAGGGGAGCATCTACTCCCCCGGCGGCCAGCGCAATCTCTACACGCCCGGCACCGAGAGCTTCGTGCGCCAGATGGAGGAGCAGGGGGCCAAGCTGCGCTACAGCGGCGGCCTGGTGCCGGATGTCAACCAGATCCTGCTCAAAGGGAAGGGGGTCTTCCTCTATCCGCACCTGCAAGGGAAACCGGACGGCAAGCTGCGCCTGCTCTACGAGCTCAACCCCATGGCCTTCCTCATGGAACAGGCCGGCGGCGCCGCCTCCACCGGGCGGCAGCGCATCCTCGACCTGGTGCCGCAGGGAATCGACGACCGGGCGCCGGTCTTCATCGGCTGCAAGGAGGATGTGGCGCTGGCGGAGCGATTCGTCGCCGAGTTGGGGTAG